The Osmia bicornis bicornis chromosome 12, iOsmBic2.1, whole genome shotgun sequence genome contains the following window.
ttgtgaaattttatttccacGTTTCAGTCTGATTGATTTGGTAATTGGTagcaatttatcaaatttctttaatttatcatctagcaaattatttaatttcgcTCTACCGAAGAAGTATTAAATGTTTCTATGAACAAGGCCCATGAAATTTCACAATGCAAAGGCTTGTTTCACTCGAGATCCATCGACAAACAATACCACGGAGAGGGAAGTTGGAGTACGTAATCTTAAAACAGAATCCTCCGTAACGAAAGGACCATTGACTCTTCTAAGTGAATGCTGTGGAATTTATAATTCCGTCTGCAACTACCTAGAATCCTAGCGAATCTCAAGGAAAGGAGGATACGTAGAATTCCGTTTGATGGTATGGGAAACGGTTAGACGGCGTTAACTACAGgctttttcctttccttggCAAGAAGCTAGTCTTCCTCGTGTTTGCCATTGACTTAAGACAAACTCACAAAGTATTCCAGCAAGGTCACGTGATGGACTTCGTCCAGGACGAGACGAGGGAGCATACATAGAAGGGAGACGTCACTGACCGTGGACGCACGCGAGACTCGCGACAATTTTGTCCACGACATAGCAGGAACTTCGTGCATCGGCAGATAAAGCGGAAGAATGCGGCCTCGGTGAACTCTGATTCGAGGAACACGTGCCTTTTACCATTTCCTATCAACCCTCGCTCTGGACCAGCTAAACTAACGACCAGACAACTATGCTTCTCTTCAAAACCAGGCTGATGAGTATCCAAAGTTCATTTTATCCCTTCTTCAAGGTTCACATTGCGATACTGTAAACTATTCGACTTTCAAAGGCTGCACGATTCAATGACatctaagaaaaataatttaaaaaagaaaatggaaaatttttaattaggtCCTCATAAAATTGTTGACCTATTCGACCactgttaatttttttttataataaaaatcgaTCGAATAAAGATATTGATTCTATTACCCAAAATTCTCAGTGTTTTTAATTAAGCAGATAGAAGAATGGATGGTTTATTCATATGGAAATCCGATGACCACCCACACACGAGTGACGTGGCAGTCAAATGACTAAGTGACTAAGTGAACTGTAGCATTTTCCTTtggaaaatatatttgaaattgtgTTGAAAGCCTAATAGAGTATTTTGTTGGTAAAAAAAATCAATGTCTCTCCACCCTCGGACACGTTCAGTGTTACTAACAACCGAATCACATGAATGGCTTCCATCAGGTAATCCGAGGGAGTGTTCGGTCGACGAAATACCAGGGAAGTGTATTTGGGTTTTGATAGTGGATACAGTAGTTTGGCAGTGATTACGTGACGTAGATCAATTCTAATATTTGGAGAAATTTTAGAGAAATTTGGGGATTCATTCttccattttatttcaaaagaGATCGCCATCTTTCAGAGATCAGCAAATACGAATCAgttgaaaaatcaatttacCAGTAACGGGAATGAAATAAGGCTTCTCGAGATACAAAAAGGATATTCGAATCTCagatttgaattttttaagatAACAATTTGTATGTAGAAATCTATATGATCGGCTGAATGAACATAGAGGTTGGCAACACTCCTTGCTAGAGAGCATGGCGGTTCGCAAAGATTCCTGTTATTTTAAAGTTCAAAACGATGTAACTTTTCGATCGTTTcgctaaaaataaaaataacgcGAAGATTAGAAGCTGATTCATGATTGATGTTTAGAAATGTAAATTCTGAGTTATTCGAATGCTAAGAACGTGGGCGAATAATAGATGCGAGTTAATATAACTTCCTCCAAAGTTAATTTTACCATTCTTGTTTACAAATGTCAATCCTACGTCTACAAGATAGATCGTTCAAATTAATAACAAACGTAAATtcatatgaaaaaaataatgaagcTGCAGCAAAAAGCACTGCGATTAATagtgtattaaaaaaattatttaactgattttcagaaattgaatgttgaataaatttaaaaaccaataaaacaaatgaaagaaaaaaaattacccGAATCATGAATCATTGCTTTggattatttttatattccataGAATGTATCATGGTGACTAATTTTGCTATTGTAGCATAATATTGTTACAAACGTAGGAACAAATAAACATGCTATTAAAAGCAACTCGAGGGATAACGTAAACGGTGGATCCAAATTTGGCTCAACAACATCGTTGGCAGGTACACAACTGCCAGTAAAAACACAAAGAAATACGCACATTCGTCTGACTGTTGGTTGCTACTTCCTGATCGCTACAGGTGGCCTGGTAAAACCCTCTTCTGGGTTTAGCACGCCTACACGATCCAAGACGTCATTGGATTTTCTCTGGTCCAAGTTATCCGGTGCCGTTCTCTTGTTCGATTTCGTCGACGCCAACGTAAGCTTGCCGTAGAGACGTTCGTTGCGTCAATCTCTAAATCTAAATTTCACTCGACTTCGAGGAAGAAGCTGAAATTTCCAAAGTATTTAGAGTGTTCGATGAATCAACATTTTACAATAGTACCACAATAATATTATCGTAAATTCTATTATCCGCGGAACCGCATGTCGAGATTCAACTTCGAATCTTCTGTTCAGTCTTATCGAGGTTCTTTGATTCTCAGAAGCCCTCGACTGGGTCTAATTAGACCTACATTTTCAAAACCAACAGGGGAAATTATGCAAAAATATgctttatataaaaaaagttCTAGCTGCAATAGAGAAATGGAGAACCCTGGGTTAAGTAAGGGAGATCCTCGCCTAGGTACTCCTACCCCTTATACATCTATTTAACTAAGGGAAGcctaagaagaaaaatgataaaaaagagCCTACAGGATAATTTCAGAACACATCGCCTTTTTGAGATTGTTTCTCTGGCAATGTCTGTTTTATCAGTGTAACGATGTGTTCAACTTTCTTCTGAATACATATACATTGACGTCAGAAATTGTTTTCACCGTGAACATCGCGTATTTTACGTAGAATTGACGAGCCACTTAGGAATTTAATTGCACCTGACGACGTCCGTCTTCTTCAACGGTTCGATGATAACTGTCAAAGTCGAGAGGTACCCAACCGATCGATCACGTTTCTAGACTGCACGTGATTCACTGCCTGAAACTTATGCTTTTCAAggatttttcctttttcattatCTTCGTGTATCgttgaaagtttcaaaatgaaattaattccaCTGCTTAAAAGGGGTTAATTTAAAGCCAAGTGTAGAAATAAAAAGTGTACCATTGGCCATTAAAGTCGATCAAATGAACTGACGAATTTTTCATCTTATATTTGGACTGGATGAAGTCaaagataatatttttctgcTTCTGCTACCTTTCTAAATTTATCGTTGGTGATTAACCTCTGTAACGTAACGTAAACTTCGAAAATCACGGTACGTGATCGTATTACGTACGTACTCGGTCTGGAATTTTCATGtaagaattataattaccattgtgagaaataaaggaaaaatgTACGGAATGTTGACTTTTGTCGGAAGCAAAAATGAAATCTGAATTCTGACTTTCTAGGGTTGAAGAGTACTCCATAAGGAGTAAATGTCTTGCAAGTGTCCGCGATTTTGCTGAAATTAGAATTGGCACGGCTCGAGATGCACCCCGCGGATTTGCAAACTGCAAATATCaggaaaatgaaggaaaatgaaggaaaatCTGCGCGTACAGTGGATCGACGGTGCAATCAGTTCGTAGAAACGGATCGGCGAAACTTACAATTCGCAGAAAGGTATTTGTAAGTTCAAAACTGAAGCTTCTTCGTGACGAGCAACTGTATTCGCGGTTATAACTCACGCCTACGTCATATCATCACCGATAGCGGAAAAATTTTCCCGATATTACGTCATTATTTCGATATCAGTTCAATGGTATTTTTTTATGAAGGTGGACAGGGAAGCTGACCGATTCAGGAAATTGCAAAACGGCAACATATTACCGTGCGATCAATGAACAGACGATTCGTGACCAAAGCTTCGAATGCAAcgtaattgaataattaataagaaaaaacGGAAGACAAATTTCGAATAACATCacaattacaataattacaaaaattaataaattcaagtCTCAAGTGTAAAAAATCAGCCATTTGTGTCTTTGATTATTAGACCAATTTTGGAATATCCAATTTGTCCATTTtcatagtaataattatagaGGGTATTCCTATGACACACCCATATAGTTAATGACATCATTAATAAGTCAATACAAGAAATCACTGATCATCGATAAATTAATGAGTAGGCTGTGATAACGATCATGACAATccttacattttttattcctCTTCTTATTTTAAGTACTGCCCTTGCTTTGGAAAGcagattaaagaaaatatctaACGGAAGTGTTATAATTACGACACCTGGCTGAATCTCTGGCGGTGTATGCATCATACGAGTAATCGTGCACCGATAGATAAAGGCTTGCTGGTTCGAAGAGTGCGGTCAGTATGGTCCCGGACGCCGATCTGTGAACCACGTGAACATCAAGATCCATTCTCCATTACGTGATCCAGTGTCTTCGTCAGTGAACGTGATTCGAAGTAGtacgaaaattatttataccgTTGGACGGTCTGTTTCCGTGTCTTTGAAAATTCGTGTTAAACTTTGCCTTCGTATAGTTTTTACCTGTTGCTCTAATAGTGCCAATTACCATAGGATGCCAATGTTAATTATATCTTAATAAATTGATCTGGATGGTAAACAGTTGTCAATAGgtatgttttaataaaatggccttgtttctttttctaaaggTGTCCTTTGAATTCTGTGTGATTGATGAAGCTCttaataatttcttgaatGAAAGCGAACGAAAGAACCGGTATACTTTTTAGTACTTTCTTCGATGAAACAGCAAGAATTATAGGTCAACAACTGTTCATTTATCAAACTTTCTTTTCGAGATAAATTCGATCCTTTTGTATTTGGTCCCTTAACTTATACAagtaaaatgttatttaattaaaataaattcttagATTTGTAgctttgtaaatttttttaaatttataatattaactAAAATCTCTGTTATCACTATTTATAGATATCACGATTTTCCTTGGACCTCAGAAGCTTcattaatattacaataattaaccTTTTAAATTAATGCTAAGAATAAGATGGCTAAAAGCGTATCAGATAATTGcatgaaaatgataaaagaatttagaaaatatggAGTCATTCTCCATGTAACACAATTATTGTCTAATTGTAGATCTACCCATCAAGATTGCACTTTGAACTGACAGATCCGACGAAAGATAGAagacaaatattttcaatcgAACGGAGTAAAACATCAAGAACACTTTGCTTCGCCAAGTCAATACATAGATACtcaaggaaaagaagaagaagaaatacatGTTCTGTTATCAAAGTTAATACTGCGCGAACGGAGCGTTATTATCTTACTCACCGTTCAGTCTTTAATCGATAGCAAGAAAATAATCAGGGAATGAGATCTTGTATAACTGATAGAGCTTTGGAATTTCATTTACCCTGAATCTATACCAGGAGACCTTCAACATCCTTCCGGCTTCAATGCTAGTCTTTCTGAAATTCACGAAACAAGATCATCTTCTGAAAAGTGTatattaatcaattaaattatattctattagaaccgaagaaaaaagtaacattcaacgaaagaaatttataaaaagaaaaatttaccTTTTGAAAGGTGCATATAGTCTTcacagaaatatattatttccAGTGgaactataaaaaaaaaaatttctaaaaaaaaatcggtgaatagaaaattaaaacaatgatACTGAAGTATCGAATACTAagaacatttaatttttttgcaatttttaatactTAAAGTGTACCAAGCACTCTTTTTTATTCACGAAAAAGAATAGACACTGGCATATAATTTGGACTTTTAAAAGCTTTTGGGAACTAAAAAGCCAGGGAATCTAGTTCTATTAAACGTTTGAAAAGCGTTTTACGACAATATTTGCCGAACGTATAAACAGATTTCGAGGAAAGATGTCTGGAAATTCTAAAATGCTTTCGCTGCTACTGTACGTTCTTCTGTGTGACCTGGCGATTTGCATGGTTCGTACGAACGATAAAATGCCAACGATGTATTCGATTTCTTTGGTACGTATAACTATAATAATCAAagcataatacaataataatctTTCAAATATGAACTTGTAGATCAAATATAGACTTTATTTAGTGTAtcattgaattttgaaatttatgtttttaacACAGTTTCATGCTTCGTTGATCGTATCGCCTTTTGCAATATAAAAAGATCTCTATGGAAAAGATAACTATTGAATCTTCGAAATTGTAGTCTAATGAATCAGTTAGTTAAAATTGACCAAAATAATACCAAAACGATCTACGTGCGAAAAATATAGATCCTTGTATATTTGTAAAGTTATTTTTGTGGACCTCGCTACGCATCTACATATAGCTATCTTTGAAGTATTGGAACTTCgagttttcttttttgttatacAAGCATCATTTAACTTGTAAATGATcatggaaattttattaacttgCACAGGCTTCCTTTGAAAATTAGAGGAAACTCTGAGGCATgtgataattataaattagtCGATAAAAAGAGATTGACCAATTTAGATTAAAACATGAAAATcgttttacattattttacagcAAAATAGGACATCTATACCggagaaatataaaaatttaccaCTGGTTGGAAAATGTTGCCCAGAGGGGAAGGTTTTAATGAAACAAACGAGTTGCTTGGCTGTGGATCCATCGACAATTCATACTTTCTCGCCTCTTTTtagtaaatttaataaaagcggATATGAGGTCCCGGGTAAAAAACAAAACACGTTCGTCGCAATTGTTGGAAATCCTTGCAAATATAAAAAGTGAGTATTTGCGCGTTAATGCATCAGGAAATAAAACTCTGAAATATGAGAGGATAAAGTCTGCCTATAATTTGAATGTTATTCACCATTCTATTTTGATTTCaaaattggaaatttttaatattttgaaggctgcacattttaattatttgacaaaTAATTACCTATGTAATGTTTGTGTATTAGAAGTACATCCTAATCGCTTTGCAATGTTTTCTAATAAAGATATCCTTTCAATGGGTTCAATAATCTACAAGCAACCTATCTGTTTAGATAatgaatattttctaattaatctTTTTTCAATGCTTCTAAAAATAGATtgataatattgaaaaaaagtgTTTATCTCTAATCTCACATACCAAATGATTCGTTACaaataaggaaaaatttttcattcaaggaaaaatttgtttaatctGAATGCAGACtggaaaaataatgaatttcaaattaattactaAACTGAAATTTATCCTGCTAAATTTCGAAAGAATACAACacgaaacaaaattatatgaataataCAATACTCTATTTTGATATCTCtaaagaaaaatcatttttataaatcattccaaagaatgaattaaatttatatttaaattaatattcgtaaatttgaaatgttaaatgaaaaataaggcattataaaaataatgatgtaCTTCCTTTCAGATATATTTTAAATCCCAATGACACCATCCTCGATTCCAATCATTTATTACTAAATGGATCAGTGTTCGCACCTTATGAAGAGCAGGTGATGTTGAATCCTGGGGTTGATTATTGCATGGAAATCGTTCCGGAATTAGGACTCAAAACTTTTGTGTGCTTTTCTGAAGGTAACTAAACAAGAACACCTTAAATCCTTTATACTCGATCGATGCCTGATATAATTTACCTGACAACTGCAAAATGTGCAATATTAATCGTTTCAGATCGAGTAATAGTAGCTGCGGACTCGCGATTTACAATTTACGCCTGCGGACTTTTAATATCGGTGCCATTCTTAATCCTCACCATTCTGGCTTATTCCATCACTCCAAAATTAAGGGACGTTTTTGGAAAAGCATTGTGTCGTTACTGTGGTTGTTTAGCATTGGCTTTTATCACTTTAGCAATCACGCAATTGGGAAGCTTGCATCTATCGAGCGAAACTTGTACCAGTATAGGTAAGAAGACAATTCTAAAaactttattttatgttaGAATTAAAGGAAAAAGATAATATAAAATGTCAGAAACTTTAGAATATTAAACAAAAGTGTGTTAAGATTCCAATTTTCCCCAAGTATACTAGAAACCCCGTATGGGATGCCATAAAATGATACCATCTAAGGGTTAATGCTCGTTTGAAATCAGTTAAGAAAGAATAATTAACTTTTCTAGCATTCGTCATCCAGTTCTCCTTCGTCGCATGCTTCTTCTGGCTAAATGTGATGTGCATCGAAATGTGGTCCCTGGTGCGTAGCCACGTTGATCGTGATACCTACAGAAGAATGAAACCAAAAACGTTATTCTTCTGGTACTCTTTATGGTGTTGGGGTCCCTCGGTGATACTTATCCTCGTCTCGATGATTATGGATCTGAGCCCGACGATACCAGCGACTTATGTGAAGCCAAACTTCAGCAAGGAGAGCTGCCAGTTCAAATGTAAGTCAAATAAGACTTTTAAACTCGATAAGCTCAGGATACTTGTACGATTTTCTATTAATGTATCTAGTATAGCCTTCATGGCATTCGCGatgattttcaaaatattcctAAAATCCATGTCACTCGCCTTTCATTtactaaaatttattataattctctctttttttataatttccagCGAGTGGCAAATCAATGCCATACTTCTACGTGCCGGTCGGACTGCTGCTTCTAGAAGACGTGATTCTCTTCGCCCTGACATTTATCAAACTGACGAAATATCAGAAGGATCTTGACTTGAGACGTTTGGCGAGGAATCAAGAATCTGATCGGATCGATCGAAGATTCCTTCGACGTTTGATGAGAACAACGTTAGTTTGCTTGATAGTCTTTTTCCTGATGGGTCTGAATTGGACAATGGAGTTGATATCCTGGTTCGTCCACGGGAATTCCTTTGACTGGTCCACCTTCGACCTCGTCAATGCTCTGCAGGGTGTCCTTGTGTTCGGTTTGTTCGTTCTACGAAGGCCACCGAGAGATTTCGTTTGGTACCGAATACAACAGCTTCGTGGCAAGGACGTAGCTGAACCCGAAAACAGAAGCATGGAATTGTATTTGCTTCCTATAATGAACGGTGATTCTGCGTCTAGACAAACGATCATTCCGTGAAACTagttttccttct
Protein-coding sequences here:
- the LOC114871320 gene encoding G-protein coupled receptor Mth2-like, whose product is MSGNSKMLSLLLYVLLCDLAICMVRTNDKMPTMYSISLQNRTSIPEKYKNLPLVGKCCPEGKVLMKQTSCLAVDPSTIHTFSPLFSKFNKSGYEVPGKKQNTFVAIVGNPCKYKKYILNPNDTILDSNHLLLNGSVFAPYEEQVMLNPGVDYCMEIVPELGLKTFVCFSEDRVIVAADSRFTIYACGLLISVPFLILTILAYSITPKLRDVFGKALCRYCGCLALAFITLAITQLGSLHLSSETCTSIAFVIQFSFVACFFWLNVMCIEMWSLVRSHVDRDTYRRMKPKTLFFWYSLWCWGPSVILILVSMIMDLSPTIPATYVKPNFSKESCQFKSSGKSMPYFYVPVGLLLLEDVILFALTFIKLTKYQKDLDLRRLARNQESDRIDRRFLRRLMRTTLVCLIVFFLMGLNWTMELISWFVHGNSFDWSTFDLVNALQGVLVFGLFVLRRPPRDFVWYRIQQLRGKDVAEPENRSMELYLLPIMNGDSASRQTIIP